A stretch of DNA from Diadema setosum chromosome 10, eeDiaSeto1, whole genome shotgun sequence:
TTATGAACGCCAAGAACATGTGGTACtggtaatgtttttttttttttgtgtgtgtgtgtgtttgtgtgtgtgtgcgtgtgtgtgtgaacgtTTTAACAAAGTTAGACTggtatttcaatattttatcaTCGTTGATGCAATTTAGTATACCTTTAGGTGAAAACGTGTATTAACATCTATGTACAAAAGAATGATTACCGGTACTGTAccactttgtacatgtattagcaaGTGTAAATTTGAACGTACATGTAATTGAAATTAACAATGGTTAGGAAATACACTCGGCTTGCCATAGTATGGGCGTTCGTAAAGTTgtgcgtaactttacgaacaatTTTATGAACAAGCAAGGCAATGAATTCTCGGGCATTCTATGGCAAGGTACGAGGTCGTTAGCAGCACGTACCACCTTCCTAGTGCATGCATGCCTACCTCTCTGGCCTACCGATGACGCAGCATGCTAGCagagtatagaagcgcacgcTGCGTAGTGCGCTTGTACACATATGTCACTAGCATAGTGTGCGATCTGTCTTTCACGACGTCTCGACGTCTCTGATATTCAAGCTCTAACGCTATATGACCACACTACGTCTGATTTCCTAATTGAAGGGTGGTCTGTACACGACCTTTCCCTGACACTGACGATTTGGTTCACCAATACCAGGTAGGTATGTAGACACAGGCATGCCCAAACAAAGACATGGCGATGACTTGTAGAACTACATTTCATGTGTATAGTCGTGATGTAGTATCTAACCCCACCTTACTTATAGTTAGGCTTTATGCATGCAGCACAGGCGCCCAACGCACCAGCTAAGTACTAGTATATACGTTGTAGTGCGTACAGGTAGACTATACTTTCGAGCGTTTAGTAGAGCATGAGCAAGGCCAGGCTTCGTAGCATGTAACGTTAGACCGTGTTACCTGAATGTGCAAGGTGAGAGCCATATCATGATTTGTTATAGAATTATTAGGAAGCTTAAGTTCTAATAAGCTACGGTAAGAGTTGACATTAGGGCAATCTAAGACTAAGAGGGCATTGTACTCTCTCGATTGCGTGTAGATCTaactacagtactcagtaggCTCCCAGTAAAATAAATATGGACGCCATCTTAGGTAACTAAGAGACCGATAGAGGGCGTATATTAAGTGATCATCACTGTAGAACAACTGTCTATTACTAGTATTATAAACACTAGCTCGATCGAACAGACGCTGTAAGTACGCTGTGCTAATACGTGCCtttgtacagcgactgggctgtgtattgaCCGATTTGGGTttgttgagggcagcagacattttacggcacagggtgCAGCCATAGTGtctgtatcagccgaccccccccccccctgctctcccccaccccggggcaacatgtttatcacgcacTTGTGGCAAAGGTTCCTGCTCTAAGCAAGCGTTCgtgcactcagtacgagatgcccattggctaaagcagtttttcattctgcgcgcgtgctaatgtagggagagtggtgggggagtgcggagggggggtcagctgatacacccactatggctgcgcccatgccaaaaatacacatagcgcatcacagaatcggtcaatagttATGCTATAGTATTACTAGTATGGTTTTATTACTAAATAATGTTAGTAGTAGTATTGAAATAgcagtgatttttgtttttctttcatttcatttttctattttctagGGGGCATAGAGGATCTACAGGGAAGGCGATGTGCTTGTTTTGGGACTTATTTTGTCATAGATACCTACAGAGTGTCAGAAGTATTATTCCTGTTTAATCATGAAATGCAATTGAAGATATGTAATTTATTTTCTAATGGCAATGCAATATGCAGTCCCTTGCACATCTAGAAGTTGTAGGACTGTTGGGTATTTACATTGTAGAACAGTCTACATGTTCTATTAATATTCATTAAATTTTCGGATTGTATTGTTCATCTCTCTTACATTTTCAGTTCTTCCTACTTGTGAGTGGCAACTGCGAACAACACTCACGCCACAGTATAAACTGTAGTCGCTGTAGACAGTGTTTACAACCAGGGGCGCTCCCGGATTACCTTACTGGTATGTGTCCTTTTGCAGAGTTAAAGCTCATTTTACAAGGTTAAAAGTTACAGACGGAGGTCagcaaatttttagggcccaatgttatgttacTACAGCGTGTTTGTATAGTGGCTCTTCATTTCTAATCCATAAGTCTTGTGTAATGAAACTTTGCTGGTCAAGTTAGTTGTTACAGATAGTCTGTGTCAGAACCAAACATACTGCAATGTTAGATGTATGTATTAATTATTCTTATATTTTTGAAACAATAATGTTTGCacattatatatgcatattgcatatttgcacattttagaaatgatactttgtttgtttcagaattccactgatcagttactagcatCTCCTTTAAACATGCAAGTTTAGAAAGATATAGTTAGTGGTCTTGTAAGAAAGCAAATGCTTTacaaatttccttcttttttttttgaacattttgtagAACTTTGTTTGCGAATACCATTTTCTTTTGTGATTTATTTTGGCAGGTACCGGTTGCTGTGGAAGGAGATtcctgtttgtgtttgttattgttAAGGTGTGTTTGTACACGTGTTTGTCGTTTTCAGTACGTGTCATCtgtttaatcattttcattttccataccATCTCATACCATTTCACCATCACCCTCAAAACTCAAGATCTCGAGTCtttgagaaaagctttcatttgaAACTTCATTCACCCACATTTTTCATCTCATACCATTACATCTTCATCCAGTGAATTCCATTGAAACTTCATCTGAAAAATCATCCAAGCCCTTCATTCCAGGTTACCATACCTgagatataaattcaaaatccaggttaccaggcctgagatataaactcaaaatccaggttaccaggcctgagaaataaactcaaaatccaggttaccaggcctgagaaataaactcaaaatccaggttaccaggcctgagaaataaactcaaaatccaggttaccaggcctgagaaataaactcaaaatccaggTTACCCGGTCTgagaaataaactgaaaatccaggttaccaggcctgagatataaactcaaaatccaggttaccaggcctgagaaataaactgaaaatcCAGGTTACCAGGCCTGAGATATATACTCAAAATCCAAGTTTCCAGGCCCgagaaataaactcaaaatccaggTTACCAGGCCTGAGAAATAAACTGAGAATCCAAGTTACCAGGCctgagaactaaactcaaaatcCAGGTTACCAGGCCCGAGATATAAAATCAGAATCCGGGTTACCAGGCCCGAGAAATAAACTTCAACTGAAAATTCAACTGAATTGTAAACCAGAGAGAAAAAGCAACAAATTTCAAAACTCTGAAATTGAAGTTGTGTATCTTCAGTTATTATAAGAGTTTTAGTTTTGAATACACATTGAGTATTTAGGGGTAAACCGTAGTACATACAGGTGAAGATTGATTGTGTGTGGAGGAAATTCGTTTGACTGATTGATTTTTGAAAGTGGACGTGAAAACATGAATCAGGAAAACTAATTGAAGTTTTTGAGTGACTGCATTAAAGAAGCTGTTTGCCAGGGAAACACTTGTGCGATTTTGTAAATTCTCAACTGAATTTTGAAGTCAAAAATAATTAAGAAAGCTATCAATTGgttgaagcaaaataaaaagtagtTTAGTAGGAGGTTATTTCCATTCACTAAAACCAATAAATATACTTGCATTTTTGACAGTACAAGCTTTGGGAAAGTAATTTGAAATGATAGATATCATTAGAAAAATAGTCTGTGGACAGTGTGATTGTGCAAATATCCTTAGGCACTGAATCTTATTTAGTTGTATGTGAATCTCATCTCAAATTGTATCTGAATCTCATTTGGAATCATATCTAAATCATACCTCCAATCGTTTCTGAATATCATTTTTAGTGGTATCTGAAACTTGTCTTGAATCATATCTGGATCTCATCTGTGTATATTTTATGCTATTATCTGAATACAATTGGTGTGTATTTAATAGTtaaattgtctttatttttcatcagatattgtatactttatttttattgcaaaaagttTTTGAGTCACAGAGTTGTGGATGACAGCCAAAGTGTAACTATTAGACtcttgagaaaaacaaagataccTGAAGGAAACACAGAGAAACttcaaaaactaaacaaaaaaagagtTTGGAGAAAGTATATTAGACACAACATTGAGGATTAAGTATTAAAGACGTCTTGATTTTGTGGAAGAATTGGTTGATTTtggcattgtacatgtacatgtgcttaTAAAGAGATTTACCTTGtggggaaagaaaaatattgtgtGTAGTTCATATTCACTTTCATATTAAAGCGACCTGACTGATACAAATTGTGTATTGTTATTGAAGCTATTTTTAtattaacatttaaaaaaaaaaaatcacacctgTTATTCTGGTAGCAAACTCGGTAAACACAAAAGTAGGCAAACAAGTGTGAGTGTAGTAATCACATTGTTGCAATTGCCACAGTAACAATTACCAGCACGTAACAGACAAAGAGCGCCACATTTTGGTAGAAACAAATAGCTTTAGTGTTATTGATTGACTTTAATTCAGTGAAGTACAAAAGAAATTTTGAGTACATAGCACTAGCACACACATTTTGCTTGGTAGACAAAAAACGGCATCTGTTGGTAAAAAAGGACCGGGTGTAGCATCATTGCAATCACATTGTACAGTTAAGTACagtacacatactagtacatgCAAGTTTCAAGACACTACAGTAAACGCAATATtgctaaaataaaataataatactaGTGGAGTAGACGTGATTCATACAGGTATACGGATTCAAGAAGTATATTAATTGAATAGTTGATTGATATATTGTAGCATATGTTTAAAGATTTAAGGCCATATAGTTTGACAATGGAAGCAAGTGAATTCAAGGATATTATTGGTGATATTCTAGATATCCTCCATAGTTGTGACTTGATGAGAAATCCAGTGGGCAATGAATGTGATGCATGTTGCAATGtgatcaatgaaaatgaaagcagaGTACTATGTGAGGATTGTGGCAAGCAGTTCCATGTGATGTGTACAGGAACCATTTTTGAGGCTAGACTGTGTGATGCAAGGTTGGTTTGGATATGTTCAGCATGTGGAAACAATAATATTGCCCATCGCATCTTTGACAATGTTGGCATTCCCTGTCATTACAACAGATATGAGCTTCTCGAAGAcattggtgatgatgattttggtgtTGATATTTCACATTCATCATGCAAAAGCAACCAGAGGAAGAAATCAACCAAGAGACTGAAAAAGAGGTATGTGAAAAGAAAGGGCAAAATTGGAATTCCAGAAAtgacaaatgtgtgtgtgcagaaaagAGCAGAGTGTGGGAAAGATGAATCAGATTCGACATTCATGACAAATGTGACCAAGAGCCAATTTCAGCCATTAGAAAATGCAGTTGATGATGGTTGGACAACTATGAGATCAAGGAggacaaaaatgtttgagaagAGAGAAGTGAAAACATCCCAAATAATGACTGACAATTCCAAGACCAAGACCAATAACAAGAGCTCAGTGAGATCAGTAAATGGTGTTATTCTCCAACCTGGTGTGACCTACATTGGCAAAGCAATGAAAGTGTACTatcttgaaaaacagaaaagagcAAAGACCAGCATGGGCAAGAAATCAAAAgtagaaacaaagcaaaaagaaCCTGGTAAACTCGTGAAGCAAAATGTAAATGCAAACTTGGACACAGAACGAAATGATAGTCTGCATGTATATACTGAATCTGTATTGAATATATATTCAAAGTGTGTTCAGTCACCTCATGTTATGGCAAAATACACTGAGCAAATCTATGCAAAAACACAGAGAAGTTGGGCTGATGTGGCTAAAAGCACTGTGAATATGACTAATGAATGTTGCGTACCGAATGGTGATCAGACTACATGTGCCTCTGTCCCTTCCACAGACATTGAAAAAGAATTTTGGAATGTGAACAGGCTCTATGGAGGTGGAAATGCACGGCAACCAAGAAAGAAAGGTCGTTTCACGAAGATCAACAGACGAAGTGTGCTACCGGTACAAAATACTGACTCGCAGGTGCGTAATAATGGAAAGGTCAAACCTGACATTCCTGTAGGAGAACATGTAGCAAAGCATGAAAAGTTGTGTATGAATGAAGCATTTGACCATGAGGACAGTGATTCCACAAGTACAGACAAAACGGGTTCGAATGATATatccaaagagcaatgtgaCAGAATCCACAATATGCATGAACTGAACCCATGTTACAGTGAAACAAAAGATGTTGAAAGTGGCAGACAAATACCAGTGAAGGAATTGTTCCCTGTGATTTCGAGTACAGATGTAAGTGTTCATTCTCCATGTCGCAGACCTGTTTCAACTACACATAACATGTGTGCTCAAGTTTGTAATGAATCAATATTCCTGCCTGATGAGCGTGAGAAAACTACTAATCCATCTGACTGCATAGTAATGAATGATGATTCTGCAAAAAGTGCTCACCACAATAATTCATATGATGGACAGGAATCAACAGTACAGGTATTGGATGATGAACCAGCTGCAAGTGATTCAGAGAGTGAAGAACATGTCTGTAAGCCTGTCTCTCTTTCAAAATCTGAATATGGTAGGAGGGAATCATATCCTATGGCCAAAACAATTGCACAAGGAAATTTTAATCAAGGTGATCAACGATTTGGTTATACTGCTGGCAAACAATGTGCATGTAATTCCCTTGTGGCAGTTCTGTACACCCAAACAAAGAATGGAATCAAAATGAGACCTTGTGATCTTGATCAGATTCTGACACTTGGGAATGAGTTGTATTATTA
This window harbors:
- the LOC140233884 gene encoding uncharacterized protein; this translates as MEASEFKDIIGDILDILHSCDLMRNPVGNECDACCNVINENESRVLCEDCGKQFHVMCTGTIFEARLCDARLVWICSACGNNNIAHRIFDNVGIPCHYNRYELLEDIGDDDFGVDISHSSCKSNQRKKSTKRLKKRYVKRKGKIGIPEMTNVCVQKRAECGKDESDSTFMTNVTKSQFQPLENAVDDGWTTMRSRRTKMFEKREVKTSQIMTDNSKTKTNNKSSVRSVNGVILQPGVTYIGKAMKVYYLEKQKRAKTSMGKKSKVETKQKEPGKLVKQNVNANLDTERNDSLHVYTESVLNIYSKCVQSPHVMAKYTEQIYAKTQRSWADVAKSTVNMTNECCVPNGDQTTCASVPSTDIEKEFWNVNRLYGGGNARQPRKKGRFTKINRRSVLPVQNTDSQTCFNYT